The DNA segment gtacatttatttctccttaaaacctcctgtaaaataagggggaataacgggggtgagaattcaaggatgtgcccatctctcagaaacatgattagaagagtctcaaagatcatggttctctgcCGAATTAAGATATGtcatttatacctttgcagtttgcattcacgtgaaaaagtgctgcgactcaacaatcacaaacccagtatattttcgttcttcgccgtacacctgctgcatcggaggcgataacacgcttttgtccataccggttttccaaacacgagcacacgccaaaaagacgttatgctatgcagcattttaattatttgaaaagggcgccacatactattcgatgggagatgcggcgcaCATGAAAAAAGTAGTatggtttcggttttggttttcgcgaaagtaataatgtttttaaagcgcgagtggagaatttatgctttaaaccaaaggccctttgtgttcttggatgctagagcaagctacaTTTGGCAACagtgcaaccaatatagacatgaccgtgaaATTGGTTTGTTTCATTTTTTACCCATTTGCCCGGAGGCGGtggaaaatcatccgggcagcaaacgaccgtgtgcgccggtgtgtcggcgtcggcggagttttctctcgtggattacgttttgattgaaattcaacttaatcgtccacttacggtaagtctacgcgattatttttattcatttggtctccttagccaGTCTAAacagtgctgtgtgtgcagagcagattatgtgcgcagcgacaaacttcctatccacgtttgtaagcggcgtttgtaagcacgtttgtgCGAAGCGTCTAGACAGAGCCCGGAACCGgcctttttctttgtgtttacttCAGTCCGTCCCCAGCAGTCCTTAGATCTGGTTCCTCCCTAGAATTCTCTGTCCCTAgcaacatttgtttgtttttgtttctcatttaaataaaaattttggaTACGATTGCAGTACAAAGCTTATGAATTttataaacacatttttttatgtTCTGTTTCTCTGTGAATTGAACTTGTTGATACATTGTTATTAGTTGTGTCAAATCACGTGACTACTTTCATTTCGCAGGCACAGATTTGAATCTGTCGGACCGCAGAGACACGCCGACTGCCGTTACGCGGTCGGGTTACTTACCTCGCCTAGGTTAGGACAATGGGCTAGGACATCGCCGTTAATTGCGCTTGAGGTGCACCGGGATTCTTTGATAGTTGTTACGCCAATTTCGTTTCGGTCACATTCTCTCGTTCTATACTCGCCAGTTTGCGCAGTTGCGcgtactttgttttgttttcagtgcTCTTGTCCACTCGCGAGTTCGCGCAGTAGCGCGCcttttgttttacgttttgttgtcAGTGCAGTTGCGCGTCCTTTGTTTaaagttttcttttcagtgctgtgAGCATTGTGCCTGCCGCCTCGTGGCCTCATTGGAATGGAAGGACCAAATTCACCACCTGCTGAGTCACCAGCGCGAGATAAGTATCTGTGCCCTGTGTGCAAAGCTGAATTTGCTTTTCTGAAAGTAGGCATGTGTGAAATAAGCACCTCGAAGCTGCGAGCTCATCAGCTCGTGAGAAAACTTTCGCATGTGACCTCTGTTGTAATGCTTTTCTCCACCGTCGTGAACTgttgcagcaccacgagcaggAGCATGGCTTTATGGCGAGACGCAGCACGGTTCAGTTCTCTTCCATTGCAGGTGAGAAAGAATCACATGTTCTTAGTTTTTGTTTGTGTATGCACGCATGAAGGAATATGTTAGCTTATGTACAGGGAAGGAGGTTTGTCTGAAGCCCTCGTGCTGTGTCCCTTATCCTCCATCCTCTAGATGCTGTTGTCACCAGTATATCATGCATCAACTAGCCCCACTGTTCACCTTATATCAGAAGTGGTCTTTCTGGTGCATGAAATGAAAGACAAGTgaaattgaaataaatgcatgcagTGTAAACATTGAAGACTGGGCATGGTAATCTTCAAGATTTTTACATAGCGGTAGGTGGTATACCGTAATAATGTGCCGATTCAGGATTAGTGTTGATCTTTCGTAGGCTATTTACAGGTTGCTGGATTTGTAAAATGCATGACGCCTGCTTTAAAAAGTGCACTGAACCGTTTTTAAAGCTTAGGCTGGCGACAGTAGTGAAGTGTAAGTGTTGGTAGTGTTTTGGGTTTTACGTTCATGGAGGTTTACCATCTCAAAGTgactcggactatgagggacacTCTGGGGTCCTTTGATGTGCACCGACGTCGGACACAGtagactggcctctagaatttcgccaacgaaatgcgaccgccgcggctgggattgaacccgcgtccttcgggtcagcagccaagcgccataactatCGAGCCATCGTGGCGATTTGCTGTCTTCAAAGTAGTCTGAGCAGTCATTTAGTAGCTGTGTCGTGTAGAGAGTGATTAACTTCCGCTTTTTGGTCAAAGCCTACAGCTGGCTGCCTTAaggcttgaagaatgtcatgtaaaTGGTTGTGAACATAGCAGATCAAATGCACTCATGGTGTGGTCTCTGCataaatatataattttttttctttttgcagaattTCAAGCCTGGAAGGAAACCACTGAAATGGAGGAGCAAGCGCACTTCATCGCAAAGAGAGGGGTGACACGTTTGTCCCCTAGAGCGACAAAGAGGTACCTAGAGTGCCACCGTACCGGAGTAGCTGTGCAGTCTGGACAAGGTAAACGGCAGCCAAAGGCAGTGGGCAGTGTGAAATGCAACAAACATTGTTTTGCTGGTATGGTTGTCACTCAGGATGGTGAAAAGGTAACCGTTGAGTACCAGGCCGAGCACTATGGCCATGAGAAGAGTGACACACCTGCGCTTGTCCGCCACTGACGTGGCTGCCATAGCACAAAAGCTCGGTATAGGAGTCCCCATTAGAAGGATTCTTGCAGATGCACACTCATTTGCTGGAGTTGCATTGGACAGGCTCCATACTTTGACTACGAAAGATATATATAACATAAAGTACAAGTACCAAATTGGAAATGAGGAGCAAAGAGATCCCGATGACTTTGTCAGTATGCAGATGTGGATCCATGATGTAAAGGAAAGCACAGATTCAGCGCTGTTGTATGCTGATAACGAGTTGCTCTCACGAAAAGACATCAAGGAGTTTAACATGGCCCTTATGACTTTCACTCAAAGGGAAATGCTTCTGCACTATGGCACCAAGGCTGTATGTGTTGACACGATGCATGGTACGAATTCTTATGGGCTTCTGCTCATGACAGTGCTCGTAATTGCGGCTGACTGGTCAGGCATACCTTGTGCTTATCTCCTCTCTCAAAGCACATCGGAGGAAACTATGGTTCGGTTTTTTCAGGCAATAAAAGATAGTATTGGTCAGGCACTTTGCTGTGAGGCCTTCATGTCTGACGATGCAGCAGGATATTGCAGTGCTTGGCAAAAGGTAATGGGGATCCCTCAGAGACGCTCTGCACCTGGCACGTAAAACGCAGTTGGACCTCCAAACTTAGCAAAGTTAGTGGCGATGAAAATAAAAAACTGGTCAGACACTCTGCACACTTTGATGGCTTGCCCAAGCATACCAGAATTTCAGGCTCTTCAAAAATTTCTGGCAGCTAAGTCTGTGG comes from the Amblyomma americanum isolate KBUSLIRL-KWMA chromosome 1, ASM5285725v1, whole genome shotgun sequence genome and includes:
- the LOC144123568 gene encoding LOW QUALITY PROTEIN: uncharacterized protein LOC144123568 (The sequence of the model RefSeq protein was modified relative to this genomic sequence to represent the inferred CDS: inserted 1 base in 1 codon; substituted 1 base at 1 genomic stop codon) — protein: MEGPNSPPAESPARDKYLCPVCKAEFAFXESRHVXNKHLEAASSSAREKTFACDLCCNAFLHRRELLQHHEQEHGFMARRSTVQFSSIAEFQAWKETTEMEEQAHFIAKRGVTRLSPRATKRYLECHRTGVAVQSGQGKRQPKAVGSVKCNKHCFAGMVVTQDGEKVTVEYQAEHYGHEKSDTPALVRH